The following are from one region of the Salvia hispanica cultivar TCC Black 2014 chromosome 1, UniMelb_Shisp_WGS_1.0, whole genome shotgun sequence genome:
- the LOC125202142 gene encoding probable 2-oxoglutarate-dependent dioxygenase AOP1, protein MSSESMKLPLIELSNLEKDDSSRWESTKIQVREALQEYGCFEATFDHIPLELLKSVSDVTQQLFNVPLPNKLRNITHKPYHGYVGQNPFVPLFESMGIDGALSPHVVDTFTNLMWPDQGNPTFSKDIRLYCEKLSELDKIVRQMVVESLGLESYIDEHMNSTDYVCRFQIYEAPRSPHPTIGMVPHTDKNIITTLHQLNHVNGLQILTKDGKNWIPADPTSLNSFVVMLGTSFHAWTNGRLHAPYHRVLVSGDEARYSIGLFSNPKEGCVIEAPSELVDEDHPLLYKPFNHIKFMDFYYSDAGRTSPDALQEYCGV, encoded by the exons ATGAGTAGTGAAAGTATGAAGCTCCCTTTGATAGAGTTGAGCAACCTAGAAAAGGATGATTCTTCAAGATGGGAATCAACCAAAATCCAAGTTCGAGAAGCCTTGCAAGAATATGGGTGCTTCGAAGCtacatttgatcacattccccTTGAGTTGCTAAAATCAGTTTCTGATGTAACTCAACAACTTTTCAATGTCCCTTTACCCAATAAACTACGTAACATAACCCACAAACCCTACCATGGTTATGTTGGACAAAACCCTTTTGTCCCACTCTTTGAAAGTATGGGCATCGACGGCGCCCTCTCGCCACATGTAGTCGACACCTTCACCAACCTCATGTGGCCTGATCAAGGCAATCCCACTTTCAG CAAGGATATACGGTTATACTGTGAGAAATTGTCTGAATTGGACAAGATTGTGAGGCAGATGGTGGTCGAGAGTCTTGGACTGGAAAGCTATATCGATGAACACATGAACTCCACAGACTACGTCTGTCGTTTCCAAATCTACGAGGCGCCTCGAAGCCCTCACCCAACCATTGGAATGGTTCCTCATACCGACAAGAACATCATCACCACATTGCATCAGCTCAATCATGTTAACGGTTTGCAGATTCTTACCAAAGATGGCAAAAATTGGATCCCTGCGGATCCCACATCACTCAATTCTTTCGTCGTCATGCTCGGGACCTCTTTCCAT GCATGGACAAATGGGAGACTGCATGCTCCATATCACAGGGTGTTGGTGAGCGGGGACGAAGCTCGGTACTCCATTGGATTGTTTTCGAATCCGAAGGAAGGGTGCGTGATTGAGGCTCCGTCCGAGTTAGTGGATGAAGATCACCCTTTGCTCTACAAGCCTTTTAATCACATCAAGTTCATGGATTTTTACTACTCAGATGCCGGTAGGACTTCGCCCGACGCTCTCCAGGAATATTGTGGGGTCTAG